In Spirochaetae bacterium HGW-Spirochaetae-1, the genomic stretch CGGTGGGAATGATCACGGAAAATGCAGGCGTGAGCACCGGAACATTTTATCTCTACTTTAAAAGCAAGCCTGAAATATATCGCATTCTCAACATAGAGGGAATCGATATACTCCACGGGTACATCAAGGAGTCCATCTCACAGGCGGGAAGCGATGCTGCCGGCAGGTTGTCCGCCATCGCCGGGGCCTATTTTAATTTTTATCGTGAATATCGCGAGTACTACGATATCATAGCCATTCTTCACCTGGGGCAGGAGGAATTTTTCCGGGACACCAGCATGCTCCAGGCTGTTGAGGAAAAGACCGTGCATCTTCTATCACTTTTGCAGGCTGTAATTGAAGAGGGAATAAAAAGCGGTGATTTCAAACCAGTAGATGCGCGTAAAACCACCACGGTTCTGTGGGCCACCATGGACGGAATACTGCTGCTGGAAAAGCGGAATGTCATGAATATTATTAATGAATCATTGGATGACATTGTGAAAGAATCCATTGAGATGGCTTTCCGCGGTATCATTAAGAAGAAAGGAGAATGACGGGTCATGAAATCACCTATGCCCGGAGATGATCATTACCGGCTTTTTGACCGCATTTCATTTTTTTATAACTGGTTTTTCCCATATCAGGTGCGATGGTACAGAACTATAATTGAGCGGAACATGGAATTCCTGAAAGGCAATACGTCATTTCTTGATGTGGGCTGCGGTACCGGGGCCTTTGCCTATGCCCTGCGGGAAAAGGGCTTTGATGTTACCGGAGTTGACAGGGCTGCCTCCATGGTCAGACGGGGACACAAAAATGATTTGCCCTGCATAATCGGTGATATTTTTACCGGTCTGCCTTTCAAAGACAAGACCTTTAGTGCTGTATCGGCCGCGTATGTGGCTCATGGTTTTCCTTCAGAACAGCGCATTCTTCTTTACCGGGAATGTGCCCGAATTGCCCGGAATATGGTACTCTTCCACGATTTTAATCAGGTAAGAAGGCTTTCTATCACCCTTATTGAAAAGCTTGAGGGAAGCGATTATGTTAATTTCATCCAGTCCGTTCCCCAAGAGATGGAATCTGTTTTTTCCTCTGTCGCTGTTATCAAAACAGGGCCTGTAAACAGCTGGTACCTGTGCATACCCTGAAATAATCACTGTTATAATGATGCCATAGGTGTACCTCCCGTGCAGAAATTTTCTTGACTCCTGCTCTAATAAGGTATTAATGGACCTGACGCGTCAGGTCCATTAATACCTGAAGCAGTTAATTAAACTAAAACGGGAGTTATAGATATGAAAGAAACGACAAAATCTCTCTACAGGCTCCATGGCTGGAAACATCTCATTATGTTCGCCGACGGATATCTCTATCTCAAATACATCAGTATCTATGTTAAAATTATTGAAAGGGCTTTTAAGCTTCTGGGGCTTGTGATCAATAGATACAATAAAATCCTGTTTATACCCGTGATAAAATATGTGACACAGCGGTATCATGGCAAAGTGATGTCTCTGGGTGATGCGGAAAAAATCATCAATCTTGATTGTGATGTAACAGTTCCCTATGAACTGGCTAAAACCGTCATTCCCTTTGAACGGGCAAATCAGATCATATTGAGGAATCCCCATTCGATTGTGGCCGTTGACTGCGCATGCCGCAATGCCAAGGGCCATGAATGCCAACCTGCCAACAAATGTCTTATGATTGGTGAACCCTATTCCTCTTTTATGCTTGAGCACAATAAGAAAGGAAATCCGACTAGACTGACAAGGGATGAAGCCCTGGCATTGATGAGAACATGCAAGGAAAAAGGATATGTTACAAACGCCTATTGCAAGGACGGCGTTGGACAGCAGATGTACGCCATATGCAACTGCTGCCCTGATTGCTGTGTCGCTATCAGCGGTCATAACTTCTTTCAAAAGATTGGAGTCAGCCATAGTCCCGTCGCCCATGGAGGCTATGTGGCGGTCGTTGACCATGCAAAATGTCGTGGGAACGGTACCGTGGCGAAAATGTGCCCCTTTGGCGCCATTTCTATGGATGACCGAAAACCTGTTATAGATGAAGGACTGTGTATGGGATGTGGAATATGTGTGGCAAATTGCCCGGCGCAGGCTATTTACCTTGAAGCTGCTGCCGGCAAGGGAGTTCCCCTGAACATCCATGATCTGGTTCCTTCCTCGGGGCCGCATGTGATGTAAATTCCCGGTTTTACCGGGGAATACACCCCAATGTATTGACAAATTCTGCGTGAGGCTGTACACTCGATGACTGACATGGAGTTCCTGCTTTAAGACAGGTCCTCCATGCACCGCTGGAGTGACAGATGAAAAAAAAGACCCTGTTTCTCGTTCCTGCGGTGATGAGCCTGCTTCTTTGCTCGTCACCGCAAAAAAATAGTACCGGCATCGTCGAAGTACCCTCTGAAAAGGCAGCGGCCGCTTTGCTGCATTATACTCTGCCGACCTTTTATATCACCACCTGCGACCGGAATGCCAGGATGGGCTCCCTGTCACTGACATTGATGTATATAAATAATGATGATATTACCTGGAAGATTAAACTGAAGATAGATGAAATCAATGATGCAATAGACGGACTGCTGAAGGGAAAACAGTACAATGACCTTGACTCAGATGAAGACGTGCATAAACTGATCAATGAGATTGAAAAAAAGATAAATGAAATTCTTCTCACCGGGGAGCTTGTCTCAGTCAGGCTTGAAAACATACTCATAGATTAAAACTGATACGGAAAAGCAGCTATAAGGATATGATTATGGACAATAAAGGTATACACGTTGAGTTCAGGGAAAGGCTTGCCATCATCACCCTGGACCGGCAGGACCGAAAAAACAGCTTCAATCATGACATGTGGAACGCCCTGGACAGCGCCGTGGAAAAAGTAAGGGCATCCATGCCCAGGGCCGTCATCATAACAGGAGCGGGAGACCGTGTTTTCAGCGCAGGATTCGATGTAAACCCCGACAATACACTGGTTTCGGGACTTATTGAAAGCGTGAAAAAGAATGACAGCAAACCCGTTGAGGTCATGATAAGAAAGATACGGACGACCGTAGACAGGCTGGTAAGCCTTCCTGTGCCGGTTATTGCAGCGGTAAACGGTCTTGCCTATGGAGGCGGTGCTGAACTTGCCGTGCGCTGTGATATGCGCATCATGGACCCCGATGCCGTCATATGTTTCTCCGAAGTGAGTCTTGGTCTCATGCCTGACTGGGGAGGAGGCGTTGCCTTGGCACGCCTGGCCGGAACTGCCGTGGCAGCGGAGCTTATTCTTTCGGGAAAGAAGATATCAGCACAGGAGGCATTTGAAAGGGGAATGATAAATGCCGTGAGCGGGAAGGGGCGAGCGCTGGATGAAGCTGTATCCCTGGGGCTGGCAATAGCCAAGAACGGTCCCAGGGCCGTGCGCTTTGCCCTGCGATGCATCAGGGAGAGCCCGGCTCTGAAACTGGATGAGGCTTTGGAACTGGAAACAAGTCTTGCCTCGGAACTTATCGCTTCCGGGGAATGCATGCACGGGATCTCGGCCTTTCTGTCTAAAAAAGAGCCCGAATTTCCCGATCCTGCTGATTAAAGGGATTTAAACAATTTTCTTGACAAGATTTGAATCATGAAAGTATTGTCTCATCTATCAAACAAACCGGTTAAGTACTTCTCCTCGGGGAGAATTATTTATAGAACACAAATGTGTGCGCCTGTAGCTCAGCTGGATAGAGCGTCGGACTTCGAATCCGCAGGTCGGGGGTTCGAATCCCTCCGGGCGCGAAGATAACCCCTGGCTAGTTCAGGGGTTACGTGTTTTAAGACCCACCGAAATTACCCGCGAAAAGCAAGTGTCAGAGAGACTGTAAGAAAAAACACTTGAATCTTTGTTCCTGTCATCCTATATTGTCTTCAGTTCTTATATGGAGGCTTTCGGGCATGGCAGATAAACCATT encodes the following:
- a CDS encoding class I SAM-dependent methyltransferase, which produces MKSPMPGDDHYRLFDRISFFYNWFFPYQVRWYRTIIERNMEFLKGNTSFLDVGCGTGAFAYALREKGFDVTGVDRAASMVRRGHKNDLPCIIGDIFTGLPFKDKTFSAVSAAYVAHGFPSEQRILLYRECARIARNMVLFHDFNQVRRLSITLIEKLEGSDYVNFIQSVPQEMESVFSSVAVIKTGPVNSWYLCIP
- a CDS encoding 4Fe-4S ferredoxin, with translation MKETTKSLYRLHGWKHLIMFADGYLYLKYISIYVKIIERAFKLLGLVINRYNKILFIPVIKYVTQRYHGKVMSLGDAEKIINLDCDVTVPYELAKTVIPFERANQIILRNPHSIVAVDCACRNAKGHECQPANKCLMIGEPYSSFMLEHNKKGNPTRLTRDEALALMRTCKEKGYVTNAYCKDGVGQQMYAICNCCPDCCVAISGHNFFQKIGVSHSPVAHGGYVAVVDHAKCRGNGTVAKMCPFGAISMDDRKPVIDEGLCMGCGICVANCPAQAIYLEAAAGKGVPLNIHDLVPSSGPHVM